A window from Candidatus Latescibacterota bacterium encodes these proteins:
- a CDS encoding LUD domain-containing protein — MTAELRDLLAERLAQSGCEWRQLADAAALAAFLAEAGWTERAGLLDPAGLLDDGRGFAVLEGVIAETGSLALSARHPGARRGAFLAETHFALAADDCVVERLADLLTRLAPEFRARAGHSLTLITGPSRTADIEKTLVLGAHGPRRLVLATAPAALLRGRFAPGVLPPEASP; from the coding sequence ATGACGGCCGAGTTGCGCGATCTCCTCGCCGAGCGCCTCGCGCAGAGCGGCTGCGAGTGGCGGCAGCTCGCGGACGCGGCGGCGCTGGCCGCCTTCCTCGCCGAAGCCGGCTGGACCGAACGCGCCGGCCTGCTCGACCCCGCCGGCCTCCTCGACGACGGCCGCGGCTTCGCCGTGCTCGAAGGCGTCATCGCCGAGACGGGCTCGCTCGCGCTGTCGGCGCGCCACCCGGGCGCGCGGCGCGGCGCGTTCCTCGCCGAAACCCACTTCGCGCTGGCCGCGGACGACTGCGTGGTCGAACGCCTCGCCGACCTGCTCACCCGTCTCGCGCCGGAGTTCCGCGCGCGCGCAGGCCACAGCCTCACGCTCATCACCGGACCCAGCCGCACGGCGGACATCGAGAAGACGCTGGTGCTCGGCGCCCACGGCCCGCGCCGTCTCGTGCTCGCCACGGCGCCCGCCGCGCTGCTGCGTGGCCGCTTCGCGCCGGGTGTGCTGCCGCCGGAGGCATCGCCGTGA
- a CDS encoding iron-sulfur cluster assembly accessory protein produces the protein MITLTDTAASEVRRLREQSGHPEAFLRVAIKAGGCSGFSYELELDDALGEGDQRFETAGIDVVVDMKSYFYVKGLVIDYEKKMIGGGFRFENPNAAGGCGCGTSFSV, from the coding sequence ATGATCACGCTCACCGACACCGCCGCCAGCGAGGTGCGCCGCCTGCGCGAGCAGTCCGGCCATCCCGAGGCCTTCCTCCGCGTGGCCATCAAGGCCGGCGGCTGCAGCGGCTTCAGCTACGAGCTCGAGCTCGACGACGCCCTCGGCGAAGGCGACCAGCGCTTCGAGACGGCGGGCATCGACGTGGTCGTCGACATGAAGAGCTACTTCTACGTGAAGGGCCTCGTGATCGACTACGAGAAGAAGATGATCGGCGGCGGCTTCCGCTTCGAGAACCCGAACGCCGCGGGCGGCTGCGGCTGCGGGACGAGCTTCTCGGTCTAG
- a CDS encoding MFS transporter, which translates to MSARSLRGFYLYDWANSAFATVILAALLPVYFAEAVVPAGGFRVFGATLSATSLWGYASGLSTLLVFLSAPLLGALADATRSRRRWLLGCFLPGAVATVALIAIGPGDVWAALALYVTAGTAFVAANIFYDAFLPGLGDASERDRISARGFAWGYAGGGLLFLVDLILIQAHGSFGLTKEWAVRIALASAGLWWGGFGLVAWRLMEEPPGAARRTSPAAALRGTAATFRAVLARPALALFCLAFLFYNDGIQTVVKMASIYGKDELHLDTGTLLGTLLLVQAVGVPGALLFGRLARGWGAKRALVLSLVIWLGVVAWGYRLAAAWEFWVLGAAVGFCLGATQALSRSLYARFVPLERSAEYYGFYSVFAKFSAIGGPILFAAIRQATGTARLSILALGIFFLLGLILLLAMPGDPALTDPERASTL; encoded by the coding sequence GTGAGCGCCCGCAGCCTGCGCGGCTTCTACCTCTACGACTGGGCGAACTCCGCCTTCGCGACGGTCATCCTCGCGGCGCTGCTGCCGGTCTACTTCGCCGAGGCGGTGGTGCCGGCGGGCGGCTTCCGCGTCTTCGGCGCGACGCTCAGCGCCACCAGCCTCTGGGGCTACGCCTCGGGGCTGTCGACGCTGCTGGTCTTCCTCAGCGCGCCGCTGCTGGGGGCGCTCGCCGACGCCACGCGCAGCCGCCGCCGCTGGCTCCTCGGCTGCTTCCTGCCCGGCGCGGTGGCCACCGTGGCGCTGATCGCGATCGGTCCGGGGGACGTCTGGGCGGCCCTCGCGCTCTACGTCACCGCGGGCACGGCTTTCGTGGCGGCGAACATCTTCTACGACGCCTTCCTGCCCGGCCTCGGCGACGCGTCCGAGCGCGACCGCATCAGCGCCCGCGGCTTCGCCTGGGGCTACGCCGGCGGCGGGCTGCTCTTCCTCGTCGACCTGATCCTGATCCAGGCCCACGGCAGCTTCGGGCTGACGAAGGAGTGGGCCGTGCGCATCGCACTGGCGTCGGCGGGCCTCTGGTGGGGCGGCTTCGGGCTCGTGGCCTGGCGCCTGATGGAGGAGCCGCCGGGGGCCGCGCGCCGGACGAGCCCCGCCGCCGCCCTGCGCGGCACGGCGGCCACCTTCCGCGCAGTGCTCGCGCGGCCCGCGCTGGCGCTCTTCTGCCTCGCCTTCCTCTTCTACAACGACGGCATCCAGACCGTGGTCAAGATGGCGTCCATCTACGGCAAGGACGAGCTGCACCTGGATACCGGCACCCTGCTCGGCACGCTGCTGCTGGTGCAGGCCGTCGGCGTGCCCGGCGCGCTGCTCTTCGGGCGCCTGGCGCGCGGCTGGGGCGCGAAGCGCGCGCTGGTGCTGAGCCTCGTGATCTGGCTCGGCGTCGTCGCCTGGGGCTACCGGCTGGCGGCGGCCTGGGAGTTCTGGGTGCTGGGCGCGGCGGTGGGCTTCTGCCTCGGCGCGACCCAGGCGCTGAGCCGCAGCCTCTACGCGCGCTTCGTCCCGCTGGAGCGGAGCGCGGAGTACTACGGCTTCTACAGCGTCTTCGCCAAGTTCAGCGCGATCGGCGGGCCGATCCTCTTCGCCGCGATCCGCCAGGCGACGGGCACCGCCCGCCTGTCGATCCTCGCCCTCGGGATCTTCTTTCTCCTGGGCCTGATCTTGCTCCTCGCCATGCCAGGCGATCCCGCCTTGACAGACCCGGAACGCGCTTCTACCTTGTGA
- a CDS encoding aminotransferase class V-fold PLP-dependent enzyme: protein MLRFTRKTDYAVQALLHMAAGEASGPVSAREIAACHDIPVQLTAKLLQAMARAGLCESRLGSRGGYRLAQPAAAISLKAIIEAVEGAGDDTEGAAAVCGYSAPLAAVREELARQFAALSLVELAGHRAAPVRAARPIYLDNQATTPLDPRVREAMAPFFDARFGNAASRQHSYGWEAAAAVKGARASVAALVGAEPGGLIWTSGATESNNLAIKGVAEAYAGRGKHLITCATEHPAVLDPMKALARRGWELSVLCVDNDGRLDLAELAAALRDDTVLVSLMAANNEIGLLHPLADVGAMVRARGALLHVDAAQAAGKIPLDMEALQIDLMSLSAHKLYGPKGVGALAVRRGTPRVRLEPQLHGGGHEKGLRSGTLNVPGIVGFGEAAKIAVEEMASETARLGRLRDRLLAGLRERVPGVVLNGAPSPRLAGNLNLSIEGVEADGLLMRIRDVALSSASACSSATDAPSHVLSAMGLPPARVRSALRLSLGRFNTADEVERVVDAIAEAVADLRAADPRRDPETTTSTRSSTA, encoded by the coding sequence ATGCTGCGCTTCACCCGCAAGACCGACTACGCCGTCCAGGCCCTGCTCCACATGGCCGCCGGCGAGGCGTCCGGGCCGGTAAGTGCCCGCGAGATAGCGGCTTGCCATGACATCCCCGTCCAGCTCACCGCCAAGCTGCTCCAGGCCATGGCCCGGGCCGGGCTCTGCGAGAGCCGGCTGGGCTCGCGGGGCGGCTACCGGCTGGCGCAGCCGGCGGCGGCGATCTCGCTGAAGGCGATCATCGAGGCGGTGGAGGGCGCGGGGGACGACACGGAAGGCGCCGCCGCGGTCTGCGGCTACTCGGCTCCCCTGGCCGCCGTCCGCGAGGAGCTGGCGCGGCAGTTCGCCGCGCTGAGCCTGGTCGAGCTGGCGGGGCACCGGGCGGCCCCGGTCCGGGCGGCGCGGCCCATCTACCTGGACAACCAGGCCACCACGCCGCTGGACCCCCGCGTGCGCGAGGCCATGGCGCCCTTTTTCGACGCGCGCTTCGGCAACGCGGCCAGCCGTCAGCACAGCTACGGCTGGGAGGCGGCCGCCGCGGTGAAGGGCGCGCGCGCGTCCGTCGCCGCGCTGGTGGGCGCGGAGCCCGGCGGGCTGATCTGGACCAGCGGCGCCACCGAGTCCAACAACCTGGCCATCAAGGGCGTCGCCGAGGCCTACGCGGGGCGCGGGAAGCACCTGATCACCTGCGCCACGGAGCACCCGGCGGTGCTGGATCCCATGAAGGCGCTGGCGCGTCGCGGCTGGGAGCTAAGTGTACTGTGTGTTGATAATGACGGCCGCCTCGACCTCGCCGAGCTCGCCGCCGCGCTGCGCGACGACACCGTCCTCGTCAGCCTCATGGCCGCCAACAACGAGATCGGCCTGCTGCATCCGCTGGCCGACGTCGGCGCCATGGTCCGCGCGCGCGGCGCGCTGCTGCACGTGGACGCGGCGCAGGCGGCCGGCAAGATCCCGCTCGACATGGAGGCCCTGCAGATCGACCTGATGAGCCTCTCCGCGCACAAGCTCTACGGGCCGAAGGGCGTCGGTGCGCTGGCCGTTCGGCGCGGCACGCCCCGCGTGCGGCTGGAGCCGCAGCTGCACGGCGGCGGGCACGAGAAGGGCCTGCGCTCGGGCACGCTGAACGTGCCGGGCATCGTGGGCTTCGGCGAGGCGGCGAAGATCGCCGTCGAGGAGATGGCCTCCGAGACCGCGCGCCTCGGCCGCCTGCGCGACCGCCTGCTGGCGGGCCTGCGCGAGCGCGTCCCCGGCGTCGTGCTCAACGGCGCACCGAGTCCGCGCCTCGCGGGCAACCTGAACCTGAGCATCGAGGGCGTGGAGGCCGACGGTCTCCTGATGCGCATCCGCGACGTGGCGCTCTCCAGCGCCTCGGCCTGCAGCTCGGCGACGGACGCGCCGTCGCACGTCCTCAGCGCCATGGGCCTACCGCCCGCGCGCGTGCGCAGCGCGCTGCGGCTGAGCCTCGGACGCTTCAACACGGCCGACGAGGTGGAGCGCGTGGTGGATGCGATCGCCGAGGCGGTGGCCGACCTGCGCGCCGCCGATCCCCGGCGCGACCCCGAAACGACAACCAGCACAAGGAGCAGCACGGCATGA
- a CDS encoding heavy metal translocating P-type ATPase, with product MSLDDGIACGCGDSCAAPAAPSSSHAHARARWDWRGRLTALSGLLLVAAFIAHQVTRGWRAALEGGSPPFAATLLYGGAVLAGLLFVLPRAWRSLARLRPDMNLLMTIAVLGAVALGALFEAAAVSFLFAFSLVLESWSVGRARRAIARLLEIAPETARLLDAAGAESAAPVERVDVGARIRVLAGERIPLDGEVVAGRGGVDQSPLTGESQPVAKAPGDAVYAGCINGEGVLEIAVTHTSRESLLARILREVEEARGNRAQAERWVDGFARVYTPIMLGVAALIALVPPLVFGGAWSRWIYEALVILVIACPCALVISTPVSIVAGLARAAREGVLIKGGVYLELPARLKAMAFDKTGTLSRGELEIARVSPAPESGLDETALLGLAARLEAHSTHPLATAVREAAAARELATPPAEDMETVPGRGLTGHVDGRAYWIGSPAWMGELGRDPRGVAMAMARAEAKGHSLLLVADEIRIVGLLAARDALRPEAAAALGELARLGIRHQEVLSGDGSRVVETLGPALRAGGATPTLRAELLPDAKARALRALAAHGPVAMVGDGINDAPALAAADLGIAMGAMGADAAIETADIALMSDDLAHLPWLVRHSRRVLGIIRQNLGLALGLKLIFLALALADRATLWMAIVADMGASLLVIANALRLLRAPGATRLAP from the coding sequence GTGTCCCTCGACGACGGCATCGCCTGCGGCTGCGGCGATTCCTGTGCGGCGCCCGCCGCGCCGTCGTCGTCTCACGCGCACGCGCGCGCACGCTGGGACTGGCGGGGACGTCTCACCGCGCTCAGCGGCCTGCTGCTCGTCGCGGCCTTCATTGCACATCAGGTGACGCGAGGCTGGCGCGCGGCGCTCGAGGGCGGCTCGCCGCCCTTCGCCGCGACGCTGCTCTACGGCGGCGCCGTGCTCGCGGGGCTGCTCTTCGTGCTGCCGCGGGCCTGGCGGTCGCTGGCGCGGCTGCGCCCCGACATGAACCTGCTCATGACGATCGCCGTCCTCGGCGCCGTGGCCCTGGGCGCGCTCTTCGAGGCGGCGGCGGTGAGCTTCCTCTTCGCCTTCAGCCTGGTGCTCGAGTCCTGGAGCGTGGGACGCGCACGTCGCGCCATCGCGCGCTTGCTCGAGATCGCGCCGGAGACCGCGCGGCTGCTCGACGCCGCGGGCGCGGAGAGCGCGGCGCCCGTGGAGCGCGTGGACGTCGGCGCGCGGATCCGCGTGCTGGCCGGCGAGCGCATCCCCCTCGATGGCGAGGTCGTGGCCGGCCGCGGCGGCGTGGATCAGTCGCCGCTCACCGGCGAGAGCCAGCCCGTGGCGAAGGCGCCGGGCGACGCGGTCTACGCCGGCTGCATCAACGGTGAGGGCGTGCTCGAGATCGCGGTGACGCACACGTCGCGCGAGAGCCTGCTCGCGCGCATCCTGCGCGAGGTGGAGGAGGCGCGCGGCAACCGCGCCCAGGCCGAGCGCTGGGTGGACGGCTTCGCGCGCGTCTACACCCCCATCATGCTCGGCGTGGCCGCGCTGATCGCGCTCGTGCCGCCGCTCGTCTTCGGCGGCGCCTGGTCGCGCTGGATCTACGAGGCGCTGGTGATCCTGGTCATCGCCTGCCCCTGTGCGCTGGTGATCTCGACGCCGGTGAGCATCGTGGCGGGGCTCGCGCGCGCGGCGCGCGAAGGCGTCCTGATCAAGGGCGGCGTCTACCTCGAGCTGCCCGCGCGCCTCAAGGCCATGGCCTTCGACAAGACCGGCACCCTCAGCCGCGGCGAGCTCGAGATCGCGCGCGTGTCGCCCGCGCCGGAGTCCGGGCTGGACGAAACCGCCCTGCTGGGCTTGGCCGCGCGGCTCGAAGCCCACAGCACGCATCCGCTCGCGACGGCGGTGCGCGAGGCCGCGGCGGCGCGCGAACTCGCGACCCCGCCGGCCGAAGACATGGAGACGGTGCCCGGCCGCGGCCTCACCGGCCACGTGGACGGCCGCGCCTACTGGATCGGCAGCCCGGCCTGGATGGGCGAACTGGGTCGCGACCCGCGAGGCGTGGCGATGGCCATGGCCCGCGCCGAGGCCAAGGGCCACAGCCTGTTGCTCGTCGCCGACGAGATCCGCATCGTCGGCCTGCTCGCCGCGCGCGACGCCCTCCGCCCCGAGGCCGCGGCCGCCCTCGGCGAGCTGGCGCGGCTCGGCATCCGGCATCAGGAAGTGCTCAGCGGCGACGGCTCCCGCGTGGTCGAAACCCTCGGCCCCGCGCTGCGCGCCGGCGGCGCCACGCCGACCCTGCGCGCCGAGCTGCTGCCCGACGCCAAGGCCCGGGCCCTGCGCGCGCTCGCGGCCCACGGCCCCGTGGCCATGGTCGGCGACGGCATCAACGACGCGCCGGCCCTCGCCGCCGCGGACCTGGGCATCGCGATGGGCGCCATGGGCGCCGACGCGGCCATCGAGACCGCGGACATCGCCCTCATGAGCGACGACCTCGCCCACCTGCCCTGGCTCGTCCGCCACTCGCGGCGCGTGCTGGGGATCATCCGCCAGAACCTCGGCCTGGCGCTGGGGCTAAAGCTGATCTTCCTCGCGCTCGCCCTCGCCGACCGCGCGACGCTCTGGATGGCCATCGTGGCCGACATGGGCGCATCGCTGCTGGTGATCGCGAACGCGCTGCGCCTGCTGCGCGCGCCGGGGGCGACGCGGCTCGCGCCCTGA